The following nucleotide sequence is from Mangifera indica cultivar Alphonso chromosome 1, CATAS_Mindica_2.1, whole genome shotgun sequence.
ACATCTATTTTATCAACAAGTGGTCTAGCATAACCTGCATggtcaaacaaacaaaaagaaatgaaaagaataacaaaGGAAAACAAATCATAAGACAGATAATAAAACTGTTGAAATACATCAAACCTTCAAGGCCAGCGGTGAAGAGAACAATATCTGCAAAATCATGAAGTTGTTTTAAGAACTCATGCAAACCAGGTCGTTCAAACACCGTAACATAATTGATTTTTGGTTTTCCATCATAATCCTTCAAATCGTGACAAAATATTGATCACATATTTCAGTATCTAACAAATACAATGTACAAGTAAGAACTATATATGATAAAGCAGCGATAGAAACCTTGTTCCAAAGACACACATTCCAATTCAAACCACTTCAACCCAGCTTCAGTTGCTTGAGTATGAATAATGGCTGGCAAGCTAGATGTCTCATATGCACATACTAGAGTCTCGTCCAAGTCAAGAACCACCTACATGCCAATAAATCCTGTTACTCTACCAATACAGCAGTTTATTCTACACAAGATATAACTTTTCACGAGCTAAATACTTAAAATCTtctcaaattgaataaataaatttaaattgcgCCTGAAATTAAAAGCTAACTCAAAGCAGAACTGACTGATTCATTTTCTACTACCCACTGAAGTTAACGCTTTGCAGGCAATATTGGCACCAATATTATACAGCCAGAGACACAGATACTTTAATCAAAACAACAAACTAAAATATCCATCCCACAACGAGCCTCGGCATCAGCTAAAAGTTACCATCATCTCTCGAAATATGGAAATACATATAATCATCCCAAAAAAAGGGTTCACCTTTCTTCTTTAAAGAATTACAATCGGTATTCAAGAATGTAACTAAGTAATACCCTACACATTTAACACCAAAACCTAATAAAatgtatatcaaataaaaaaaggaaagctTACAGTGAGCTTCTCTATTGCGTAATCGCCACCACCAGCATCATCACCGCCACTATCGTGAACGGAAGCCACGTGAGTAGGGGCCACTGAAGACTCTTGAACAGGGAGTTCAACTTCAACGACAGGCAAGGGCTTAAAAGGAGAAGGAACAAAAAGTGACACGCGTCTACTTCTAAGACCAACTATATAAGAGACAAACGAAGGCGTGCCTTTAAGGATCTGAAGAAAAATCTGAAACAAAAACGCTACCCAGTTAATTATTCCTCTCCACACTTGTACGGACGTTGGTACACGTCCGTCCATCCGACCCATCTCCATCTCCGCCATCAGTATCAATATGATTAGTAATCTGAGTCAGAGGGCATTTGGTTTCGGGTTTGTTGCCTCGACTAAGAGAAAGTATTTGCTTGGTCGGTTTGTTGTTTTTAGTTTTTGGCTCTTCAGGCGGGTCACGGGGCTGAGAATAATTCTATTTCTACAGTTTACGTATTATGTGCATTGGAAAggttaggtattattttattttttatttaaaattatttaacacatatatatatttttatatttaaaataaatatttttttttcatatgtaatatgGAAGCAATTGCTCTTGCAAACTCTAGTCTTTGCggtcaattttggagaaaatATACACCCTCACTCATGCGTAGTTTGGaaaatctaaattattaaagttaatgaaatatattaattttattatttattactaatttatttttttaatatggccaaaagacttatttcgaTATAAGGTTAGgtgtaatttcaaattaatattctctaattttaaaaaactcaaactcccacctataaataaaattatattaaaatcatcagttaaagttaagggtaaaatcgttatttaacaataaaattcaaaaaattaaaattttattatattttctcccctcagtttaaaaatcaacaattttctcttacccaaagtttaaaaagtagcAATTTCCCTCCTACTAAGGTTAACTCAAAAACCATcccattttttaattacaaaatccACTTCAGCAACCTTCTCTGAGACTAACTACTTTTCTACAGCATGCGTTGTCACTCCCAACCACAGAAGGACCAACGGAATTGATCGAATCTTGTAGGACAAAGACGAAAACGACTATCAGCCGAACATTTGGGAATCTTGTTTATCTTTGACCACaatcaagaaacttcttaggtgaACCTCGTTTGTCATCAACTATCAAAATCAAACGAGCGACAGAAAGGGTTCGTCATCAAACAATAGAGAGGGTAGTAGATCAAATCAACAATGAACCTATCTTTGAATTTTTCGATCTACTAAGAATcaaatgataaagatgaagatggtGATGAAAGACAGAGAGACGGCCGAGAGAAAGAGAGACGGAGCTGATCTTTGCTGGAGCAATATAGATTTCAACAGATTCCGATCACCGGCaaagatgaaaattaaaaaaaaaaaaaaccctaaggagaataggtaatttttcaaaacttaagttttcggagaaaatttttattttctaaaactaagaggttgaaaatgagaaaaattttattttttaatattatttattaaatgatatttttacccttaatattaataaaaaaatttaacaaaatttgggtatttgagtttttgaaaattgaaaagtatgaatTTGGGATTACACGTAACCtaggatgggaataagtcttttggccattataataatatatatatattaaaaattaaaaatttgata
It contains:
- the LOC123212803 gene encoding carboxy-terminal domain RNA polymerase II polypeptide A small phosphatase 1-like, which codes for MAEMEMGRMDGRVPTSVQVWRGIINWVAFLFQIFLQILKGTPSFVSYIVGLRSRRVSLFVPSPFKPLPVVEVELPVQESSVAPTHVASVHDSGGDDAGGGDYAIEKLTVVLDLDETLVCAYETSSLPAIIHTQATEAGLKWFELECVSHDLKDYDGKPKINYVTVFERPGLHEFLKQLHDFADIVLFTAGLEGYARPLVDKIDVEKRFSLCLYRSSTVSTYALEHVKDLTCLSKDLCRVVIVDNNPFSFLLQPQNGIPCIPFSTGQPRDDQLLEVILPLLKHLSLQKDVRPVLYKRFRMPEWFQMHGIPAAGLTV